Proteins encoded in a region of the Phacochoerus africanus isolate WHEZ1 chromosome 8, ROS_Pafr_v1, whole genome shotgun sequence genome:
- the HIF3A gene encoding hypoxia-inducible factor 3-alpha isoform X3, which yields MRLTISYLRMHRLCAAGEWNQVGAGGEPLDACYLKALEGFVMVLTAEGDMAYLSENVSKHLGLSQLELIGHSIFDFIHPCDQEELQDALTPRQSLSKKKPEAPTERCFSLRMKSTLTSRGRTLNLKAATWKVLHCSGHMRAYKPPPQTSPAGSPGPNLEPPLQCLVLICEAIPHPGSLEPPLGRGAFLSRHSLDMKFTYCDERIAEVAGYRPDDLIGCSAYEYIHALDSDAVGQSIHALLSKGQAVTGQYRFLARSGGYLWTQTQATVVSGGRGPQSESIVCVHFLISQVEETEVVLSLEQTERHSRRPIQRGTPSQEDAPNPGDSLDTSGPRILAFLHPPTLSEAALAADPRRFCSPDLRRLLAPILDGTSVAATPSAPPATWRPLSPLPADLPDELLADVENAHKFFASGKDLDAVETDLDIAQDADALDLEMLAPYISMDDDFQLNSSEQLPRAYHRLSGAVPRPRARSFHGMSPPTPEPTLLPRWGSDPRLSCSSPSRGVPSAASPRAGARKRALAQSSEDEAEGVELLGVRPPKRSPSPEPENFLLPPLSLVCAGICGILWPSEASRLKPPVLQTEKPEGQGPAEAHWPAGRFAGSGDRYGRALRIDVRWWQVPRRTSQGRGRDAMAECL from the exons ATGCGCCTCACCATCAGCTACCTGCGCATGCACCGCCTCTGCGCCGCAG GGGAGTGGAACCAGGTTGGAGCAGGGGGCGAACCATTGGACGCCTGCTACCTGAAGGCCCTGGAGGGTTTCGTTATGGTGCTCACCGCCGAGGGAGACATGGCTTACCTGTCGGAGAATGTCAGCAAACACCTGGGCCTCAGTCAG CTTGAGCTGATCGGACACAGTATCTTCGATTTTATCCATCCCTGTGACCAAGAGGAGCTTCAGGATGCTCTGACTCCCCGGCAGA GCCTGTCCAAAAAGAAGCCGGAGGCCCCCACCGAGCGGTGCTTCTCCTTGCGCATGAAGAGCACGCTCACCAGCCGCGGGCGCACCCTCAACCTCAAGGCGGCCACCTGGAAG GTACTGCACTGTTCTGGACACATGAGGGCCTACAAGCCCCCTCCGCAGACTTCCCCCGCTGGGAGCCCTGGCCCCAACCTGGAGCCCCCCCTGCAATGCCTGGtgctcatctgtgaagccatcccCCACCCTGGCAGCCTGGAGCCTCCGCTGGGCCGGGGGGCCTTCCTCAGCCGCCACAGCCTGGACATGAAGTTCACCTATTGTGACGAGAG GATCGCGGAGGTTGCCGGCTACAGGCCCGATGACCTGATTGGCTGTTCCGCCTACGAGTACATCCACGCGCTGGACTCGGACGCCGTCGGCCAGAGCATCCACGCTT tgCTGAGCAAGGGCCAGGCAGTCACGGGGCAGTACCGCTTCCTGGCCCGGAGTGGTGGCTACCTGTGGACCcagacccaggccacagtggtgtcAGGGGGCCGGGGCCCCCAATCTGAGAGTATCGTCTGCGTCCACTTCCTGATCAG CCAGGTGGAAGAGACCGAAGTGGTGCTGTCCCTGGAGCAAACGGAGCGACACTCTCGCAGACCCATTCAGCGGGGCACCCCCTCTCAGGAGGATGCTCCTAATCCTGGGGACAGCCTTG ACACCTCTGGTCCCCGGATCCTGGCCTTCCTGCACCCCCCTACCCTGAGTGAAGCTGCCCTGGCCGCTGACCCCCGTCGCTTCTGTAGCCCTGACCTCCGTCGCCTCCTGGCACCGATCCTGGATGGGACTTCAGTAGCTGCCACCCCCAGCGCACCCCCGGCCACATGGCGCCCCCTAAGTCCTCTTCCG GCTGATCTCCCAGATGAACTGCTTGCAGACGTGGAGAACGCACACAAATTCTTTGCCTCTGGGAAAGACCTGGATGCAGTGGAGACAGACCTAGATATAGCTCAG GACGCCGACGCTCTGGATTTGGAGATGCTGGCCCCCTACATCTCCATGGATGATGACTTCCAGCTCAACTCCAGCGAGCAGCTGCCCAGGGCCTACCACCGACTTTCAGGGGCTGTCCCCCGGCCCCGTGCTCGGAGTTTCCACGGCATGTCGCCCCCAACCCCTGAGCCCACTCTGCTGCCCCGCTGGGGGAGCGACCCCCGGCTGAGCTGCTCCAGCCCTTCCAGAGGGGTCCCCTCAGCAGCTtcccccagggctggggcccGGAAGAG GGCCCTGGCCCAGAGCTCAGAGGATGAGGCAGAGGGGGTGGAGCTGCTGGGAGTGAGACCCCCCAAACGGTCCCCCAGCCCAGAACCTGAAAACTTCCTGCTGCCTCCCCTCAGCCTGGTATGTGCGGGGATTTGTGGGATTCTCTGGCCCTCAGAAGCCAGCAGGCTTAAACCTCCTGTTCTACAGACGGAAAAACCAGAAGGGCAAGGGCCGGCTGAAGCACACTGGCCGGCCGGTCGATTCGCCGGTTCAGGTGATAGGTATGGAAGGGCTTTGCGAATAGATGTAAGATGGTGGCAAGTGCCAAGGAGAACAAgtcaaggcagagggagagatgcCATGGCCGAGTGTCTGTAG
- the HIF3A gene encoding hypoxia-inducible factor 3-alpha isoform X2: protein MALGLQRARSSTELRKEKSRDAARSRRSQETEVLYQLAHTLPFARGVSAHLDKASIMRLTISYLRMHRLCAAGEWNQVGAGGEPLDACYLKALEGFVMVLTAEGDMAYLSENVSKHLGLSQLELIGHSIFDFIHPCDQEELQDALTPRQSLSKKKPEAPTERCFSLRMKSTLTSRGRTLNLKAATWKVLHCSGHMRAYKPPPQTSPAGSPGPNLEPPLQCLVLICEAIPHPGSLEPPLGRGAFLSRHSLDMKFTYCDERIAEVAGYRPDDLIGCSAYEYIHALDSDAVGQSIHALLSKGQAVTGQYRFLARSGGYLWTQTQATVVSGGRGPQSESIVCVHFLISQVEETEVVLSLEQTERHSRRPIQRGTPSQEDAPNPGDSLDTSGPRILAFLHPPTLSEAALAADPRRFCSPDLRRLLAPILDGTSVAATPSAPPATWRPLSPLPADLPDELLADVENAHKFFASGKDLDAVETDLDIAQDADALDLEMLAPYISMDDDFQLNSSEQLPRAYHRLSGAVPRPRARSFHGMSPPTPEPTLLPRWGSDPRLSCSSPSRGVPSAASPRAGARKRALAQSSEDEAEGVELLGVRPPKRSPSPEPENFLLPPLSLSFLLTGGPAPGSRQDPGTHLLELNEPLGLGPSLLSLSRDEDAAQSRSHFQPAADLAQAH, encoded by the exons GTCGAGCACCGAGCTGCGCAAGGAGAAGTCCCGGGATGCGGCCCGCAGCCGGCGCAGCCAGGAGACCGAGGTGCTGTACCAGCTGGCACACACGCTGCCCTTCGCGCGTGGGGTCAGCGCCCACCTGGACAAGGCCTCCATCATGCGCCTCACCATCAGCTACCTGCGCATGCACCGCCTCTGCGCCGCAG GGGAGTGGAACCAGGTTGGAGCAGGGGGCGAACCATTGGACGCCTGCTACCTGAAGGCCCTGGAGGGTTTCGTTATGGTGCTCACCGCCGAGGGAGACATGGCTTACCTGTCGGAGAATGTCAGCAAACACCTGGGCCTCAGTCAG CTTGAGCTGATCGGACACAGTATCTTCGATTTTATCCATCCCTGTGACCAAGAGGAGCTTCAGGATGCTCTGACTCCCCGGCAGA GCCTGTCCAAAAAGAAGCCGGAGGCCCCCACCGAGCGGTGCTTCTCCTTGCGCATGAAGAGCACGCTCACCAGCCGCGGGCGCACCCTCAACCTCAAGGCGGCCACCTGGAAG GTACTGCACTGTTCTGGACACATGAGGGCCTACAAGCCCCCTCCGCAGACTTCCCCCGCTGGGAGCCCTGGCCCCAACCTGGAGCCCCCCCTGCAATGCCTGGtgctcatctgtgaagccatcccCCACCCTGGCAGCCTGGAGCCTCCGCTGGGCCGGGGGGCCTTCCTCAGCCGCCACAGCCTGGACATGAAGTTCACCTATTGTGACGAGAG GATCGCGGAGGTTGCCGGCTACAGGCCCGATGACCTGATTGGCTGTTCCGCCTACGAGTACATCCACGCGCTGGACTCGGACGCCGTCGGCCAGAGCATCCACGCTT tgCTGAGCAAGGGCCAGGCAGTCACGGGGCAGTACCGCTTCCTGGCCCGGAGTGGTGGCTACCTGTGGACCcagacccaggccacagtggtgtcAGGGGGCCGGGGCCCCCAATCTGAGAGTATCGTCTGCGTCCACTTCCTGATCAG CCAGGTGGAAGAGACCGAAGTGGTGCTGTCCCTGGAGCAAACGGAGCGACACTCTCGCAGACCCATTCAGCGGGGCACCCCCTCTCAGGAGGATGCTCCTAATCCTGGGGACAGCCTTG ACACCTCTGGTCCCCGGATCCTGGCCTTCCTGCACCCCCCTACCCTGAGTGAAGCTGCCCTGGCCGCTGACCCCCGTCGCTTCTGTAGCCCTGACCTCCGTCGCCTCCTGGCACCGATCCTGGATGGGACTTCAGTAGCTGCCACCCCCAGCGCACCCCCGGCCACATGGCGCCCCCTAAGTCCTCTTCCG GCTGATCTCCCAGATGAACTGCTTGCAGACGTGGAGAACGCACACAAATTCTTTGCCTCTGGGAAAGACCTGGATGCAGTGGAGACAGACCTAGATATAGCTCAG GACGCCGACGCTCTGGATTTGGAGATGCTGGCCCCCTACATCTCCATGGATGATGACTTCCAGCTCAACTCCAGCGAGCAGCTGCCCAGGGCCTACCACCGACTTTCAGGGGCTGTCCCCCGGCCCCGTGCTCGGAGTTTCCACGGCATGTCGCCCCCAACCCCTGAGCCCACTCTGCTGCCCCGCTGGGGGAGCGACCCCCGGCTGAGCTGCTCCAGCCCTTCCAGAGGGGTCCCCTCAGCAGCTtcccccagggctggggcccGGAAGAG GGCCCTGGCCCAGAGCTCAGAGGATGAGGCAGAGGGGGTGGAGCTGCTGGGAGTGAGACCCCCCAAACGGTCCCCCAGCCCAGAACCTGAAAACTTCCTGCTGCCTCCCCTCAGCCTG AGTTTCCTTCTGACAGGAGGGCCAGCCCCAGGGAGCCGGCAGGACCCTGGCACCCACCTCCTGGAACTGAATGAGCCCCTGG GCCTGggcccctccctgctctccctcTCCCGGGATGAGGACGCCGCCCAGTCCAGGAGCCACTTCCAGCCAGCGGCAGACTTGGCCCAGGCCCACTGA
- the HIF3A gene encoding hypoxia-inducible factor 3-alpha isoform X5 has translation MRPAAGAARRPRCCTSWHTRCPSRVGSAPTWTRPPSCASPSATCACTASAPQLELIGHSIFDFIHPCDQEELQDALTPRQSLSKKKPEAPTERCFSLRMKSTLTSRGRTLNLKAATWKVLHCSGHMRAYKPPPQTSPAGSPGPNLEPPLQCLVLICEAIPHPGSLEPPLGRGAFLSRHSLDMKFTYCDERIAEVAGYRPDDLIGCSAYEYIHALDSDAVGQSIHALLSKGQAVTGQYRFLARSGGYLWTQTQATVVSGGRGPQSESIVCVHFLISQVEETEVVLSLEQTERHSRRPIQRGTPSQEDAPNPGDSLDTSGPRILAFLHPPTLSEAALAADPRRFCSPDLRRLLAPILDGTSVAATPSAPPATWRPLSPLPADLPDELLADVENAHKFFASGKDLDAVETDLDIAQDADALDLEMLAPYISMDDDFQLNSSEQLPRAYHRLSGAVPRPRARSFHGMSPPTPEPTLLPRWGSDPRLSCSSPSRGVPSAASPRAGARKRALAQSSEDEAEGVELLGVRPPKRSPSPEPENFLLPPLSLSFLLTGGPAPGSRQDPGTHLLELNEPLGLGPSLLSLSRDEDAAQSRSHFQPAADLAQAH, from the exons ATGCGGCCCGCAGCCGGCGCAGCCAGGAGACCGAGGTGCTGTACCAGCTGGCACACACGCTGCCCTTCGCGCGTGGGGTCAGCGCCCACCTGGACAAGGCCTCCATCATGCGCCTCACCATCAGCTACCTGCGCATGCACCGCCTCTGCGCCGCAG CTTGAGCTGATCGGACACAGTATCTTCGATTTTATCCATCCCTGTGACCAAGAGGAGCTTCAGGATGCTCTGACTCCCCGGCAGA GCCTGTCCAAAAAGAAGCCGGAGGCCCCCACCGAGCGGTGCTTCTCCTTGCGCATGAAGAGCACGCTCACCAGCCGCGGGCGCACCCTCAACCTCAAGGCGGCCACCTGGAAG GTACTGCACTGTTCTGGACACATGAGGGCCTACAAGCCCCCTCCGCAGACTTCCCCCGCTGGGAGCCCTGGCCCCAACCTGGAGCCCCCCCTGCAATGCCTGGtgctcatctgtgaagccatcccCCACCCTGGCAGCCTGGAGCCTCCGCTGGGCCGGGGGGCCTTCCTCAGCCGCCACAGCCTGGACATGAAGTTCACCTATTGTGACGAGAG GATCGCGGAGGTTGCCGGCTACAGGCCCGATGACCTGATTGGCTGTTCCGCCTACGAGTACATCCACGCGCTGGACTCGGACGCCGTCGGCCAGAGCATCCACGCTT tgCTGAGCAAGGGCCAGGCAGTCACGGGGCAGTACCGCTTCCTGGCCCGGAGTGGTGGCTACCTGTGGACCcagacccaggccacagtggtgtcAGGGGGCCGGGGCCCCCAATCTGAGAGTATCGTCTGCGTCCACTTCCTGATCAG CCAGGTGGAAGAGACCGAAGTGGTGCTGTCCCTGGAGCAAACGGAGCGACACTCTCGCAGACCCATTCAGCGGGGCACCCCCTCTCAGGAGGATGCTCCTAATCCTGGGGACAGCCTTG ACACCTCTGGTCCCCGGATCCTGGCCTTCCTGCACCCCCCTACCCTGAGTGAAGCTGCCCTGGCCGCTGACCCCCGTCGCTTCTGTAGCCCTGACCTCCGTCGCCTCCTGGCACCGATCCTGGATGGGACTTCAGTAGCTGCCACCCCCAGCGCACCCCCGGCCACATGGCGCCCCCTAAGTCCTCTTCCG GCTGATCTCCCAGATGAACTGCTTGCAGACGTGGAGAACGCACACAAATTCTTTGCCTCTGGGAAAGACCTGGATGCAGTGGAGACAGACCTAGATATAGCTCAG GACGCCGACGCTCTGGATTTGGAGATGCTGGCCCCCTACATCTCCATGGATGATGACTTCCAGCTCAACTCCAGCGAGCAGCTGCCCAGGGCCTACCACCGACTTTCAGGGGCTGTCCCCCGGCCCCGTGCTCGGAGTTTCCACGGCATGTCGCCCCCAACCCCTGAGCCCACTCTGCTGCCCCGCTGGGGGAGCGACCCCCGGCTGAGCTGCTCCAGCCCTTCCAGAGGGGTCCCCTCAGCAGCTtcccccagggctggggcccGGAAGAG GGCCCTGGCCCAGAGCTCAGAGGATGAGGCAGAGGGGGTGGAGCTGCTGGGAGTGAGACCCCCCAAACGGTCCCCCAGCCCAGAACCTGAAAACTTCCTGCTGCCTCCCCTCAGCCTG AGTTTCCTTCTGACAGGAGGGCCAGCCCCAGGGAGCCGGCAGGACCCTGGCACCCACCTCCTGGAACTGAATGAGCCCCTGG GCCTGggcccctccctgctctccctcTCCCGGGATGAGGACGCCGCCCAGTCCAGGAGCCACTTCCAGCCAGCGGCAGACTTGGCCCAGGCCCACTGA
- the HIF3A gene encoding hypoxia-inducible factor 3-alpha isoform X1 — MALGLQRARSSTELRKEKSRDAARSRRSQETEVLYQLAHTLPFARGVSAHLDKASIMRLTISYLRMHRLCAAGEWNQVGAGGEPLDACYLKALEGFVMVLTAEGDMAYLSENVSKHLGLSQLELIGHSIFDFIHPCDQEELQDALTPRQSLSKKKPEAPTERCFSLRMKSTLTSRGRTLNLKAATWKVLHCSGHMRAYKPPPQTSPAGSPGPNLEPPLQCLVLICEAIPHPGSLEPPLGRGAFLSRHSLDMKFTYCDERIAEVAGYRPDDLIGCSAYEYIHALDSDAVGQSIHALLSKGQAVTGQYRFLARSGGYLWTQTQATVVSGGRGPQSESIVCVHFLISQVEETEVVLSLEQTERHSRRPIQRGTPSQEDAPNPGDSLDTSGPRILAFLHPPTLSEAALAADPRRFCSPDLRRLLAPILDGTSVAATPSAPPATWRPLSPLPADLPDELLADVENAHKFFASGKDLDAVETDLDIAQDADALDLEMLAPYISMDDDFQLNSSEQLPRAYHRLSGAVPRPRARSFHGMSPPTPEPTLLPRWGSDPRLSCSSPSRGVPSAASPRAGARKRALAQSSEDEAEGVELLGVRPPKRSPSPEPENFLLPPLSLVCAGICGILWPSEASRLKPPVLQTEKPEGQGPAEAHWPAGRFAGSGDRYGRALRIDVRWWQVPRRTSQGRGRDAMAECL; from the exons GTCGAGCACCGAGCTGCGCAAGGAGAAGTCCCGGGATGCGGCCCGCAGCCGGCGCAGCCAGGAGACCGAGGTGCTGTACCAGCTGGCACACACGCTGCCCTTCGCGCGTGGGGTCAGCGCCCACCTGGACAAGGCCTCCATCATGCGCCTCACCATCAGCTACCTGCGCATGCACCGCCTCTGCGCCGCAG GGGAGTGGAACCAGGTTGGAGCAGGGGGCGAACCATTGGACGCCTGCTACCTGAAGGCCCTGGAGGGTTTCGTTATGGTGCTCACCGCCGAGGGAGACATGGCTTACCTGTCGGAGAATGTCAGCAAACACCTGGGCCTCAGTCAG CTTGAGCTGATCGGACACAGTATCTTCGATTTTATCCATCCCTGTGACCAAGAGGAGCTTCAGGATGCTCTGACTCCCCGGCAGA GCCTGTCCAAAAAGAAGCCGGAGGCCCCCACCGAGCGGTGCTTCTCCTTGCGCATGAAGAGCACGCTCACCAGCCGCGGGCGCACCCTCAACCTCAAGGCGGCCACCTGGAAG GTACTGCACTGTTCTGGACACATGAGGGCCTACAAGCCCCCTCCGCAGACTTCCCCCGCTGGGAGCCCTGGCCCCAACCTGGAGCCCCCCCTGCAATGCCTGGtgctcatctgtgaagccatcccCCACCCTGGCAGCCTGGAGCCTCCGCTGGGCCGGGGGGCCTTCCTCAGCCGCCACAGCCTGGACATGAAGTTCACCTATTGTGACGAGAG GATCGCGGAGGTTGCCGGCTACAGGCCCGATGACCTGATTGGCTGTTCCGCCTACGAGTACATCCACGCGCTGGACTCGGACGCCGTCGGCCAGAGCATCCACGCTT tgCTGAGCAAGGGCCAGGCAGTCACGGGGCAGTACCGCTTCCTGGCCCGGAGTGGTGGCTACCTGTGGACCcagacccaggccacagtggtgtcAGGGGGCCGGGGCCCCCAATCTGAGAGTATCGTCTGCGTCCACTTCCTGATCAG CCAGGTGGAAGAGACCGAAGTGGTGCTGTCCCTGGAGCAAACGGAGCGACACTCTCGCAGACCCATTCAGCGGGGCACCCCCTCTCAGGAGGATGCTCCTAATCCTGGGGACAGCCTTG ACACCTCTGGTCCCCGGATCCTGGCCTTCCTGCACCCCCCTACCCTGAGTGAAGCTGCCCTGGCCGCTGACCCCCGTCGCTTCTGTAGCCCTGACCTCCGTCGCCTCCTGGCACCGATCCTGGATGGGACTTCAGTAGCTGCCACCCCCAGCGCACCCCCGGCCACATGGCGCCCCCTAAGTCCTCTTCCG GCTGATCTCCCAGATGAACTGCTTGCAGACGTGGAGAACGCACACAAATTCTTTGCCTCTGGGAAAGACCTGGATGCAGTGGAGACAGACCTAGATATAGCTCAG GACGCCGACGCTCTGGATTTGGAGATGCTGGCCCCCTACATCTCCATGGATGATGACTTCCAGCTCAACTCCAGCGAGCAGCTGCCCAGGGCCTACCACCGACTTTCAGGGGCTGTCCCCCGGCCCCGTGCTCGGAGTTTCCACGGCATGTCGCCCCCAACCCCTGAGCCCACTCTGCTGCCCCGCTGGGGGAGCGACCCCCGGCTGAGCTGCTCCAGCCCTTCCAGAGGGGTCCCCTCAGCAGCTtcccccagggctggggcccGGAAGAG GGCCCTGGCCCAGAGCTCAGAGGATGAGGCAGAGGGGGTGGAGCTGCTGGGAGTGAGACCCCCCAAACGGTCCCCCAGCCCAGAACCTGAAAACTTCCTGCTGCCTCCCCTCAGCCTGGTATGTGCGGGGATTTGTGGGATTCTCTGGCCCTCAGAAGCCAGCAGGCTTAAACCTCCTGTTCTACAGACGGAAAAACCAGAAGGGCAAGGGCCGGCTGAAGCACACTGGCCGGCCGGTCGATTCGCCGGTTCAGGTGATAGGTATGGAAGGGCTTTGCGAATAGATGTAAGATGGTGGCAAGTGCCAAGGAGAACAAgtcaaggcagagggagagatgcCATGGCCGAGTGTCTGTAG
- the HIF3A gene encoding hypoxia-inducible factor 3-alpha isoform X4 — translation MALGLQRARSSTELRKEKSRDAARSRRSQETEVLYQLAHTLPFARGVSAHLDKASIMRLTISYLRMHRLCAAGEWNQVGAGGEPLDACYLKALEGFVMVLTAEGDMAYLSENVSKHLGLSQLELIGHSIFDFIHPCDQEELQDALTPRQSLSKKKPEAPTERCFSLRMKSTLTSRGRTLNLKAATWKVLHCSGHMRAYKPPPQTSPAGSPGPNLEPPLQCLVLICEAIPHPGSLEPPLGRGAFLSRHSLDMKFTYCDERIAEVAGYRPDDLIGCSAYEYIHALDSDAVGQSIHALLSKGQAVTGQYRFLARSGGYLWTQTQATVVSGGRGPQSESIVCVHFLISQVEETEVVLSLEQTERHSRRPIQRGTPSQEDAPNPGDSLDTSGPRILAFLHPPTLSEAALAADPRRFCSPDLRRLLAPILDGTSVAATPSAPPATWRPLSPLPADLPDELLADVENAHKFFASGKDLDAVETDLDIAQDADALDLEMLAPYISMDDDFQLNSSEQLPRAYHRLSGAVPRPRARSFHGMSPPTPEPTLLPRWGSDPRLSCSSPSRGVPSAASPRAGARKRALAQSSEDEAEGVELLGVRPPKRSPSPEPENFLLPPLSLEGQPQGAGRTLAPTSWN, via the exons GTCGAGCACCGAGCTGCGCAAGGAGAAGTCCCGGGATGCGGCCCGCAGCCGGCGCAGCCAGGAGACCGAGGTGCTGTACCAGCTGGCACACACGCTGCCCTTCGCGCGTGGGGTCAGCGCCCACCTGGACAAGGCCTCCATCATGCGCCTCACCATCAGCTACCTGCGCATGCACCGCCTCTGCGCCGCAG GGGAGTGGAACCAGGTTGGAGCAGGGGGCGAACCATTGGACGCCTGCTACCTGAAGGCCCTGGAGGGTTTCGTTATGGTGCTCACCGCCGAGGGAGACATGGCTTACCTGTCGGAGAATGTCAGCAAACACCTGGGCCTCAGTCAG CTTGAGCTGATCGGACACAGTATCTTCGATTTTATCCATCCCTGTGACCAAGAGGAGCTTCAGGATGCTCTGACTCCCCGGCAGA GCCTGTCCAAAAAGAAGCCGGAGGCCCCCACCGAGCGGTGCTTCTCCTTGCGCATGAAGAGCACGCTCACCAGCCGCGGGCGCACCCTCAACCTCAAGGCGGCCACCTGGAAG GTACTGCACTGTTCTGGACACATGAGGGCCTACAAGCCCCCTCCGCAGACTTCCCCCGCTGGGAGCCCTGGCCCCAACCTGGAGCCCCCCCTGCAATGCCTGGtgctcatctgtgaagccatcccCCACCCTGGCAGCCTGGAGCCTCCGCTGGGCCGGGGGGCCTTCCTCAGCCGCCACAGCCTGGACATGAAGTTCACCTATTGTGACGAGAG GATCGCGGAGGTTGCCGGCTACAGGCCCGATGACCTGATTGGCTGTTCCGCCTACGAGTACATCCACGCGCTGGACTCGGACGCCGTCGGCCAGAGCATCCACGCTT tgCTGAGCAAGGGCCAGGCAGTCACGGGGCAGTACCGCTTCCTGGCCCGGAGTGGTGGCTACCTGTGGACCcagacccaggccacagtggtgtcAGGGGGCCGGGGCCCCCAATCTGAGAGTATCGTCTGCGTCCACTTCCTGATCAG CCAGGTGGAAGAGACCGAAGTGGTGCTGTCCCTGGAGCAAACGGAGCGACACTCTCGCAGACCCATTCAGCGGGGCACCCCCTCTCAGGAGGATGCTCCTAATCCTGGGGACAGCCTTG ACACCTCTGGTCCCCGGATCCTGGCCTTCCTGCACCCCCCTACCCTGAGTGAAGCTGCCCTGGCCGCTGACCCCCGTCGCTTCTGTAGCCCTGACCTCCGTCGCCTCCTGGCACCGATCCTGGATGGGACTTCAGTAGCTGCCACCCCCAGCGCACCCCCGGCCACATGGCGCCCCCTAAGTCCTCTTCCG GCTGATCTCCCAGATGAACTGCTTGCAGACGTGGAGAACGCACACAAATTCTTTGCCTCTGGGAAAGACCTGGATGCAGTGGAGACAGACCTAGATATAGCTCAG GACGCCGACGCTCTGGATTTGGAGATGCTGGCCCCCTACATCTCCATGGATGATGACTTCCAGCTCAACTCCAGCGAGCAGCTGCCCAGGGCCTACCACCGACTTTCAGGGGCTGTCCCCCGGCCCCGTGCTCGGAGTTTCCACGGCATGTCGCCCCCAACCCCTGAGCCCACTCTGCTGCCCCGCTGGGGGAGCGACCCCCGGCTGAGCTGCTCCAGCCCTTCCAGAGGGGTCCCCTCAGCAGCTtcccccagggctggggcccGGAAGAG GGCCCTGGCCCAGAGCTCAGAGGATGAGGCAGAGGGGGTGGAGCTGCTGGGAGTGAGACCCCCCAAACGGTCCCCCAGCCCAGAACCTGAAAACTTCCTGCTGCCTCCCCTCAGCCTG GAGGGCCAGCCCCAGGGAGCCGGCAGGACCCTGGCACCCACCTCCTGGAACTGA